The Microbacter sp. GSS18 genome has a segment encoding these proteins:
- a CDS encoding DUF3499 family protein, with amino-acid sequence MRERLCSKVGCAREAVSTLTYDYGDQMAALGPLGAAGDPHAHDLCAIHTDRLSVPRGWIVVRHETLRT; translated from the coding sequence ATGCGCGAGAGACTCTGCTCCAAGGTCGGGTGCGCCCGCGAGGCGGTGTCGACCCTCACCTACGACTACGGCGACCAGATGGCGGCGCTCGGGCCGCTGGGAGCCGCCGGCGACCCGCACGCGCACGACCTGTGCGCGATCCACACCGATCGCCTCTCGGTGCCGCGTGGCTGGATCGTCGTGCGGCACGAGACCCTGCGCACCTGA
- a CDS encoding metallopeptidase family protein: MAWRHTRDSHRAGSAARPQRHGRHGREGRSAVVRPPLPPLETRIDRFDLSVGTSAEFLRSAWPELRDVSFEIADMPPATDDTGIPRWTVLADARRIILYRVPIERLSHLHRNDDLHRRMMVESCVFRAAAEYLDRDPWDLGPDRFRFL, encoded by the coding sequence ATGGCTTGGCGACACACCCGGGACTCCCACCGCGCGGGTTCCGCCGCCCGGCCTCAGCGCCACGGACGACACGGGCGCGAGGGCAGGAGCGCCGTGGTGCGCCCGCCGCTGCCGCCGCTGGAGACGCGGATCGACCGGTTCGACCTGTCGGTGGGGACGTCGGCGGAGTTCCTGCGCTCCGCATGGCCCGAGCTGCGCGACGTCAGCTTCGAGATCGCCGACATGCCGCCGGCGACCGACGACACCGGCATCCCTCGATGGACGGTGCTCGCCGATGCGCGCCGCATCATCCTCTACCGCGTGCCGATCGAGCGGCTGAGCCATCTGCATCGCAACGACGACCTGCACCGCCGGATGATGGTCGAGAGCTGCGTCTTCCGCGCGGCGGCCGAGTACCTCGACCGCGATCCGTGGGACCTCGGCCCGGATCGCTTCCGGTTCCTGTGA
- a CDS encoding Fur family transcriptional regulator, which yields MRHGPALPPDASGLIRGAGLRSTEPRRAVLQALTDLPHASADDIHRRVAAELPATSLQSVYNALSDFTAAGLVRRIEPAGLPGLFELRVDDNHHHLICSRCGAVEDVDCVVGEAPCLTPGDAHGYALSVAEVTFWGVCPACAALAATS from the coding sequence GTGCGTCACGGACCTGCTCTGCCGCCCGACGCCTCGGGCCTGATCCGCGGCGCGGGACTGCGGTCGACCGAACCCCGCCGCGCCGTCCTCCAGGCGCTGACCGACCTCCCGCACGCGAGCGCCGACGACATCCATCGCCGCGTCGCGGCCGAGCTTCCCGCGACGAGTCTGCAGTCCGTCTACAACGCGCTGTCGGACTTCACCGCGGCCGGGCTCGTCCGACGCATCGAGCCCGCGGGCCTTCCCGGTCTGTTCGAGCTGCGCGTCGACGACAACCACCACCACCTCATCTGCTCGCGCTGCGGGGCCGTCGAGGACGTCGACTGCGTCGTGGGCGAGGCGCCCTGCCTCACGCCCGGCGACGCTCACGGCTACGCCCTGTCGGTCGCCGAGGTGACCTTCTGGGGCGTATGCCCCGCGTGTGCCGCGCTCGCCGCCACGTCGTGA
- a CDS encoding glycosyltransferase, translating into MPARVHALVVVRPDGRTPAAFHLRRTLAALGTQTRAPDALTIVLCGEHDGVSEVVAGSGADDVITAPAATSFAAATAQAAARAEGADALWLLAQDTAPEPEALSHLVAALERAPSVAFVAPKLVRWDDRSLIVSLGVTLSRFGRTVGLADGEFDQGQHDGRDDVLGADVRGLLVRADAWERLGGLDAALAGADEGLDLGVRARLAGARVVLVPAALVATSDDGVAGLPSPLTPARRRRAAYARRAAWLHRHLVYVPAALAVLLWLGLLPLAALRTVLHLVRKQPGLIAPEWAATAVVWVRVAAVVRARRRIAATRRAAWPQIAALRATRVQERERVEDEDDDDSAGGYRRPDLRFFAGGGAWLVLAALVVSVIAFPALLAWPVPGGGALAPLREQVAQLWVDAAWGRRALGLDTLGPADPFAAVVAVLGSLTWWDPSRVLSLLWVLALPLAALGGWVAATRVTDRPFLRIVGGALWALAPAFLVALVDGRPTGVIVHLLLPWLLYAGSVAHRSWSAAGAASLLLAAVVAASPSLAPALLLVWGGAVVLAVALRSGRGVTRLLWTVVPSIALAIPLVWRAVATGDGWGLLADPGMVWAGPQVGPDPVGRSLLVAGIPTPDVAGWQTLLPDGPTWWVPLLSAPLALLALLAPLTQRWAVGITLLVIAASGVATAFAGVGVSVSYTQSQTVALWPGAGLSLAWLGVLGAALVSLDAGFPPRLALARAGAGVVVVAAVAVLAAPSLSAMSRGTSVLTDGPVSTLPAYVAAEGRSDPDLGTIVLTPQNDGGVSARVIWGGSETIGAQATIVSARTEPTPEDAQVAALAADLMTPAAQDVVAEVADRGISFVLLAAAAPNESDAARSATLTARNALDQRDGLDAVGDTDKGALWRVTEDVAPRAPVPPGTEPLAELIAAVQLATVAIAALLAIPTAASRRASRRSPRIVGPHWREWR; encoded by the coding sequence CCTGTGGCTCCTCGCCCAGGACACCGCGCCCGAGCCGGAGGCCCTGTCTCATCTGGTCGCTGCCCTGGAGCGCGCGCCATCGGTCGCGTTCGTCGCGCCGAAGCTCGTGCGGTGGGACGACCGCAGTCTGATCGTGTCGCTGGGCGTGACCTTGAGCCGCTTCGGCCGAACGGTGGGGCTGGCCGACGGCGAGTTCGATCAAGGTCAGCACGACGGCCGCGACGACGTCCTCGGCGCCGATGTGCGAGGCCTCCTGGTGCGCGCCGACGCGTGGGAGCGACTGGGCGGACTGGACGCCGCGCTCGCCGGCGCCGACGAAGGGCTCGACCTGGGCGTGCGCGCGCGACTGGCCGGCGCGCGCGTCGTCCTCGTCCCCGCGGCGCTGGTCGCCACATCGGACGACGGGGTCGCGGGCCTGCCGTCGCCGCTGACCCCCGCGCGCCGGCGCCGTGCGGCCTACGCGCGCCGTGCGGCGTGGCTGCACCGGCACCTCGTCTACGTCCCCGCGGCGCTCGCCGTGCTGCTGTGGCTCGGGCTCCTGCCGCTGGCCGCGCTGCGCACGGTGCTGCATCTCGTGCGCAAGCAGCCGGGCCTCATCGCCCCCGAGTGGGCGGCGACGGCCGTCGTCTGGGTGCGCGTGGCGGCGGTTGTCCGTGCGCGTCGGCGCATCGCGGCGACGCGCCGCGCGGCGTGGCCCCAGATCGCGGCGCTGCGGGCCACGCGCGTCCAGGAGCGCGAGCGGGTCGAGGACGAGGACGACGACGACTCGGCCGGGGGCTACCGGCGCCCGGATCTGCGGTTCTTCGCCGGCGGGGGCGCGTGGCTCGTGCTCGCCGCGCTCGTGGTCTCGGTCATCGCCTTCCCCGCGCTGCTGGCCTGGCCGGTCCCCGGCGGCGGCGCGCTGGCGCCGCTGCGCGAGCAGGTCGCTCAGCTGTGGGTCGATGCGGCGTGGGGGCGCCGTGCGCTCGGGCTCGACACCCTCGGCCCGGCCGACCCCTTCGCCGCCGTCGTCGCCGTCCTGGGATCGCTGACGTGGTGGGATCCGTCCCGCGTGCTGTCGCTGCTGTGGGTGCTCGCCCTGCCGCTGGCGGCGCTGGGCGGATGGGTCGCGGCGACGCGCGTCACCGACCGCCCGTTCCTGCGCATCGTCGGCGGTGCGCTGTGGGCACTGGCCCCCGCGTTCCTCGTGGCCCTGGTCGACGGCCGCCCCACCGGGGTCATCGTGCACCTGCTGCTGCCGTGGCTGCTGTACGCCGGCTCCGTCGCGCACCGATCATGGTCGGCTGCGGGCGCCGCCTCGCTGCTGCTGGCCGCCGTGGTCGCCGCTTCGCCGTCGCTCGCGCCCGCCCTCCTGCTGGTGTGGGGTGGTGCCGTGGTGCTGGCCGTCGCCCTCCGTTCGGGGCGCGGCGTCACGCGCCTGCTGTGGACCGTGGTGCCGTCGATCGCGCTGGCCATCCCCCTGGTCTGGCGCGCCGTCGCGACCGGCGACGGGTGGGGACTGCTCGCCGATCCGGGGATGGTGTGGGCCGGTCCCCAGGTCGGCCCCGACCCCGTCGGCCGGTCGCTGCTGGTCGCCGGCATCCCCACGCCCGACGTCGCGGGGTGGCAGACCCTGCTTCCCGACGGCCCCACGTGGTGGGTGCCGCTGCTGTCGGCGCCGCTCGCGCTGCTGGCGCTCCTCGCGCCGCTCACGCAGCGGTGGGCGGTGGGCATCACGCTGCTCGTGATCGCCGCCTCCGGCGTCGCCACGGCGTTCGCCGGCGTGGGCGTCAGCGTTTCGTACACGCAGTCGCAGACCGTCGCCCTGTGGCCGGGCGCGGGGCTCAGCCTCGCGTGGCTCGGGGTCCTGGGGGCCGCGCTGGTCTCGCTGGACGCCGGATTCCCGCCGCGTCTGGCGCTCGCGCGCGCCGGCGCCGGCGTCGTCGTGGTCGCCGCGGTCGCGGTGCTCGCGGCTCCGTCGCTGTCGGCGATGAGCCGCGGGACGTCGGTGCTCACCGACGGACCCGTCAGCACGCTGCCCGCCTACGTCGCGGCCGAGGGGCGCAGCGATCCGGACCTCGGCACGATCGTCCTCACCCCGCAGAACGACGGCGGAGTGTCGGCGCGCGTGATCTGGGGCGGCAGCGAGACGATCGGCGCGCAGGCGACCATCGTGTCCGCGCGCACCGAGCCGACGCCCGAGGACGCTCAGGTCGCGGCGCTCGCGGCGGACCTCATGACGCCCGCAGCTCAGGACGTCGTCGCCGAGGTCGCCGATCGGGGCATCTCGTTCGTGCTCCTGGCGGCGGCCGCGCCGAACGAGTCCGACGCCGCGCGCTCCGCGACGCTGACCGCGCGCAACGCCCTCGATCAGCGCGACGGGCTCGACGCCGTCGGCGACACCGACAAGGGAGCGCTGTGGCGCGTCACCGAGGACGTCGCGCCGCGCGCGCCCGTGCCGCCGGGCACCGAACCGCTGGCCGAGCTCATCGCGGCGGTCCAGCTGGCGACGGTGGCGATCGCGGCGCTGCTGGCGATTCCGACCGCCGCCTCGCGCCGCGCGTCACGGCGGTCACCCCGCATCGTCGGGCCGCACTGGAGGGAATGGCGATGA
- the ahcY gene encoding adenosylhomocysteinase, with the protein MPTETSVAAVEYVVADLELAAAGRHQIRLAENEMPGLMALRAEFADAQPLAGARIAGSLHMTVQTAVLIETLTALGARVRWASCNIFSTQDEAAAAVVVGPHGTAEHPAGVPVFAFKGETLEEYWRLADRIFDWSGEGFDGPNLILDDGGDATLLVHKGVEFERAGAVPPAAEDDSEEYRVVLDTLRASLARDAQRFTRIASGLVGVTEETTTGVHRLYELAAAGRLLFPAINVNDSVTKSKFDNKYGIRHSLPDGINRATDVLMGGKVAFVCGYGDVGKGAAEALRGQGARVIVSEVDPICALQAAMDGYQVARLEDVAGDVDILITGTGNKDVVTVEHVLALKHLAIVGNIGHFDNEIDMAGLEALAGAEKIEIKPQVHEWRLPTGRSVLVLSEGRLLNLGNATGHPSFVMSASFTNQVLAQIELFTRTADYPTGVYVLPKHLDEKVARLHLGALGVELTTLTPQQAAYIGVAVEGPFKLDHYRY; encoded by the coding sequence ATGCCGACCGAAACGTCCGTCGCCGCCGTCGAGTACGTCGTCGCCGATCTGGAGCTGGCTGCCGCGGGCCGTCACCAGATCCGCCTCGCCGAGAACGAGATGCCGGGCCTGATGGCCCTGCGCGCGGAGTTCGCCGACGCGCAGCCGCTGGCGGGAGCCCGCATCGCGGGGTCGCTGCACATGACCGTGCAGACCGCGGTGCTCATCGAGACCCTGACGGCCCTGGGCGCCCGGGTGCGGTGGGCCAGCTGCAACATCTTCTCGACCCAGGACGAAGCGGCCGCGGCCGTCGTCGTGGGGCCGCACGGCACCGCGGAGCATCCGGCGGGCGTGCCCGTCTTCGCGTTCAAGGGCGAGACCCTCGAAGAGTACTGGCGGCTCGCGGACCGCATCTTCGACTGGAGCGGCGAGGGGTTCGACGGTCCGAACCTGATCCTCGACGACGGCGGCGACGCCACGCTGCTGGTGCACAAGGGCGTCGAGTTCGAGCGGGCCGGCGCCGTTCCGCCGGCAGCCGAGGACGACTCGGAGGAGTACCGCGTGGTGCTCGACACCCTCCGGGCGAGCCTGGCGCGCGATGCGCAGCGATTCACGCGGATCGCCTCGGGCCTGGTGGGCGTGACCGAGGAGACCACGACGGGGGTCCACCGGCTGTACGAGCTCGCGGCCGCCGGACGGCTGCTGTTTCCGGCGATCAACGTCAACGACTCGGTCACCAAGTCCAAGTTCGACAACAAGTACGGCATCCGCCACTCGCTGCCGGACGGCATCAACCGCGCCACCGACGTTCTGATGGGCGGCAAGGTCGCGTTCGTGTGCGGCTACGGCGACGTCGGCAAGGGAGCCGCCGAGGCGCTGCGCGGTCAGGGCGCCCGGGTCATCGTCAGCGAAGTGGACCCGATCTGCGCCCTCCAGGCGGCCATGGACGGCTACCAGGTCGCGCGGCTCGAGGACGTCGCCGGCGACGTGGACATCCTGATCACGGGCACCGGGAACAAGGACGTGGTGACCGTCGAGCACGTGCTCGCGCTGAAGCATCTGGCGATCGTCGGCAACATCGGCCACTTCGACAACGAGATCGACATGGCCGGGCTCGAGGCGCTGGCGGGGGCCGAGAAGATCGAGATCAAGCCCCAGGTCCACGAGTGGCGCCTGCCGACGGGGCGCAGCGTGCTGGTGCTCAGCGAGGGCCGTCTGCTCAACCTCGGCAACGCGACCGGGCACCCGTCGTTCGTCATGAGCGCGTCCTTCACCAACCAGGTGCTCGCCCAGATCGAGCTGTTCACGCGGACCGCGGACTACCCGACCGGCGTGTACGTGCTGCCCAAACACCTCGACGAGAAGGTCGCCCGGCTGCACCTGGGTGCGCTGGGTGTCGAGCTGACCACGCTCACACCGCAGCAGGCGGCCTACATCGGCGTTGCCGTCGAGGGGCCGTTCAAGCTGGACCACTACCGCTACTGA
- a CDS encoding DUF5719 family protein, translating to MSEPRRFRWAATSARMLAGTLVSAGAVVAAVTAVTLPWPTHDREPLSVSAVPAPEASVLACTGGLMAIGRDVTDVGAIGAATRQAVTWAVAEGSPEPEETRLAPVSVTVGEGPIALFAAPQGRERTDIAAAGASTVDDEDIAGFAASACRPPLLESWLVGGAATTGAADLLMLANPGVVPSIVQLTVYGAAGATIPAGGERIVVAPGTQRVVPLAGLALGEESPVVRVTSSGAPVQASLQSSLTRVLDPVGADQVGPIAEPATEQTIVGVRVPESAVDARADIPTLARLLSPSADGTATITVMALGVRAPIRTLTDVPLVAGVPTEVGLDELDAGLYTVDVQADVPVVAGLWQTTGSDAGDDFAWHASSPLVDAASLVAVPVGPAATLVVANPGDEAVEVTVNAVTRSGETTLSVPAGGTASMSLRSRTVYEVDPGSAAVRAGISMSGDGALAGYPVWPADAAAPAIIVYP from the coding sequence ATGAGCGAACCGCGACGATTCCGCTGGGCCGCCACCAGTGCGCGCATGCTGGCCGGAACGCTCGTGTCGGCGGGAGCCGTCGTGGCGGCGGTCACGGCGGTCACGCTGCCCTGGCCCACTCACGATCGCGAGCCGCTCAGCGTGTCGGCCGTGCCCGCGCCCGAGGCCTCGGTGCTCGCGTGCACCGGTGGGCTCATGGCGATCGGGCGCGACGTGACCGACGTCGGCGCGATCGGCGCCGCCACGCGGCAGGCCGTGACGTGGGCGGTCGCCGAGGGGTCGCCGGAGCCCGAGGAGACGCGCCTCGCGCCGGTGTCGGTGACCGTCGGCGAAGGGCCGATCGCGCTTTTCGCCGCGCCGCAGGGCCGTGAGCGGACCGACATCGCAGCGGCGGGGGCCTCGACGGTGGACGACGAGGACATCGCCGGCTTCGCCGCATCGGCCTGTCGTCCGCCGCTGCTGGAATCCTGGCTGGTCGGCGGCGCCGCGACGACCGGAGCGGCGGACCTGCTCATGCTGGCCAATCCCGGCGTCGTCCCGTCGATCGTGCAGCTGACCGTCTACGGAGCCGCCGGCGCGACGATCCCCGCCGGCGGCGAGCGCATCGTCGTCGCCCCGGGCACGCAGCGCGTCGTGCCCCTCGCGGGGCTCGCCCTGGGCGAGGAGAGCCCGGTCGTGCGGGTGACCTCGTCGGGGGCTCCCGTGCAGGCATCCCTGCAGTCGAGCCTCACGCGCGTGCTCGATCCCGTCGGCGCGGACCAGGTGGGCCCCATCGCCGAGCCCGCCACCGAGCAGACGATCGTCGGCGTGCGCGTGCCCGAGTCGGCCGTCGACGCCCGTGCGGACATCCCGACGCTCGCGCGCCTGCTGTCGCCCTCCGCCGACGGGACCGCCACGATCACCGTCATGGCGCTGGGCGTGCGGGCACCGATCCGGACCCTCACCGACGTCCCGCTCGTGGCCGGCGTGCCCACCGAGGTGGGGCTCGATGAGCTGGATGCGGGCCTGTACACGGTCGACGTCCAGGCGGACGTGCCCGTCGTCGCCGGCCTGTGGCAGACGACCGGGTCCGACGCCGGCGATGATTTCGCGTGGCACGCCTCGTCGCCTCTCGTCGACGCCGCGAGCCTCGTCGCCGTTCCGGTCGGGCCGGCCGCGACGCTGGTCGTGGCCAATCCCGGCGACGAGGCCGTGGAGGTGACCGTGAACGCCGTGACCCGCTCCGGCGAGACGACGCTGTCGGTACCCGCCGGGGGGACGGCGTCGATGTCGCTGAGGTCCCGGACGGTCTACGAAGTGGACCCGGGGTCCGCGGCGGTGCGCGCCGGGATCTCGATGTCCGGCGACGGCGCGCTCGCGGGCTATCCGGTCTGGCCGGCGGACGCCGCGGCACCCGCCATCATCGTGTATCCGTGA
- a CDS encoding RDD family protein translates to MPPAADRGAASAPVVVEIHQDEVLTGEAVALDVQPLGYFLRALGTVIDMLVGVAALVLFGFAAGWLVSAGALDANVVPILSIAVVVIVTIVVPTVVETTTRGRSLGRLAVGGRIVRLDGGAAGFRHAFIRAVLGVFELWFTVGAVAALVGAFTPRAQRLGDLVAGTYSERTRTPRLPDVSSQLPPSLAPWARVADVARLPDPLARRLARFTAGADRLDPPARARLAAALADEAKAFVSPVPASDPETFVRGVVAIRRDREFRALELESARVAGLVGAHERRGLPRR, encoded by the coding sequence ATGCCTCCTGCCGCGGACCGTGGGGCCGCCTCAGCGCCGGTCGTCGTCGAGATCCACCAGGACGAGGTGCTCACCGGCGAGGCCGTCGCGCTCGACGTGCAGCCCCTCGGCTACTTCCTGCGCGCGCTGGGGACGGTCATCGACATGCTCGTGGGGGTGGCGGCCCTCGTGCTGTTCGGGTTCGCCGCCGGCTGGCTGGTGTCGGCGGGCGCCCTCGACGCGAACGTCGTCCCGATCCTGTCGATCGCGGTCGTGGTGATCGTGACGATCGTGGTGCCGACGGTCGTCGAGACGACGACGCGGGGACGCAGCCTCGGTCGGCTCGCCGTCGGCGGGCGCATCGTGCGCCTGGACGGCGGCGCCGCGGGATTCCGGCACGCCTTCATCCGCGCCGTGCTCGGGGTGTTCGAGCTGTGGTTCACCGTCGGCGCCGTGGCCGCGCTCGTGGGCGCCTTCACGCCGCGCGCGCAGCGACTGGGCGACCTCGTCGCCGGCACCTACTCCGAGCGGACCCGCACGCCGCGGCTGCCGGACGTCTCGTCGCAGCTCCCGCCGTCGCTGGCGCCGTGGGCGCGCGTGGCCGACGTGGCCCGGCTGCCCGATCCGCTCGCCCGCCGGCTGGCGCGGTTCACCGCGGGTGCGGACCGCCTGGATCCGCCGGCACGCGCCCGGCTCGCCGCGGCTCTCGCGGACGAGGCGAAGGCGTTCGTGTCCCCGGTCCCCGCGAGCGATCCCGAGACGTTCGTGCGCGGCGTCGTGGCGATCCGGCGCGATCGCGAGTTCCGGGCCCTCGAACTGGAGAGCGCGCGCGTGGCCGGGCTCGTCGGCGCGCACGAGCGGCGCGGGCTGCCCAGACGCTGA
- a CDS encoding stage II sporulation protein M: protein MDLDALAAARRAEWERLDELSRSRRLSGAEVDELVERYRSASADLADIKTSAGRSVHSDHVSTMLGRARLRLTGAPENALRQIPRFFALQLPAALYRLRWTTLVIAAAFTAVVAVVALWVNSDPALVASLGSRAQLEQYAENDFTGYYSENPAAVFAGTVWTNNAWIAAQCVMFGITGFWPLMVLVQNAVGVGVAAAVMFAFDRGDVFVLFILPHGLLELTSVFVAAAAGLHIFWAWVAPGPRPRGESLAAAGRSLATVAVGLVFALAVSGLIEGFVTRQAWPWPLKIGIGALALAAFLLYMLWVGGRAHRRGETGDLTEYEAGTPTVVAG from the coding sequence ATGGACCTCGACGCCCTCGCGGCAGCCCGCCGCGCCGAGTGGGAACGGCTCGACGAGCTCAGCCGGTCGCGACGCCTGTCGGGCGCCGAGGTCGACGAGCTGGTCGAGCGGTACCGGTCCGCATCGGCGGACCTCGCCGACATCAAGACGTCGGCCGGGCGCAGCGTCCACTCCGACCACGTCTCGACGATGCTCGGTCGGGCGCGCCTGCGCCTGACCGGCGCCCCCGAGAACGCGCTGCGCCAGATCCCGCGGTTCTTCGCGCTGCAGCTGCCCGCAGCGCTGTATCGGCTGCGCTGGACCACACTGGTGATCGCCGCGGCGTTCACGGCGGTCGTGGCCGTCGTGGCGCTGTGGGTCAACTCGGATCCGGCGCTCGTGGCGAGTCTCGGGTCGCGCGCGCAGCTGGAGCAGTACGCGGAGAACGACTTCACGGGGTACTACAGCGAGAACCCGGCGGCGGTGTTCGCCGGGACGGTATGGACGAACAACGCGTGGATCGCGGCCCAGTGCGTCATGTTCGGCATCACCGGATTCTGGCCGCTCATGGTCCTGGTGCAGAACGCCGTCGGCGTGGGCGTCGCCGCCGCCGTCATGTTCGCGTTCGACCGGGGTGACGTGTTCGTTCTGTTCATCCTCCCGCACGGCCTGCTCGAGCTCACGAGTGTCTTCGTCGCCGCGGCGGCGGGGCTCCACATCTTCTGGGCGTGGGTCGCCCCGGGGCCGCGCCCACGGGGCGAGTCGCTCGCGGCCGCGGGGCGGTCGCTGGCGACCGTGGCCGTCGGACTCGTGTTCGCCCTGGCCGTCTCGGGTCTGATCGAGGGATTCGTCACGCGTCAGGCGTGGCCGTGGCCACTCAAGATCGGCATCGGCGCCCTTGCGCTCGCGGCCTTCCTGCTCTACATGCTGTGGGTGGGCGGTCGCGCCCACCGCCGCGGCGAGACCGGCGACCTGACGGAGTACGAGGCGGGCACGCCCACCGTGGTGGCCGGCTGA